The Strix uralensis isolate ZFMK-TIS-50842 chromosome 35, bStrUra1, whole genome shotgun sequence genome has a window encoding:
- the LOC141936881 gene encoding uncharacterized protein LOC141936881, protein MALLRKPKPVSGREETPRTSSLAAAFTQSPLEVTQPWLPPHPNLGFPPAQPWLSPQPNLGSPPSPTLPRGHRGPRYAPAPSPASLFPFTRPFWKKLSLARNAAGSSRQQQRGYFKYRDHGEAWEGGERESRGKHGSANKKIKKSSRGVREEPGFLPLRKPRRFKTTRMLLPPAYGREALPVLRLWRELQRHHAPAAPPRRPPAPCVSGSSSRLVLARPGDASPAWRSSPEAGSQPGLQLSWPMLEKEERSAYLGV, encoded by the exons ATGGCTTTGCTCCGGAAGCCCAAGCCGGTATCCGGGAGAGAGGAGACGCCAAGAACAAGCTCCTTGGCGGCAGCGTTTACCCAGAGCCCTCTAGAGGTAACCCAACCTtggcttcccccccaccccaaccttGGCTTCCCCCCAGCCCAACCTTGGCTCTCCCCCCAGCCCAACCTTGGCTCTCCCCCCAGCCCAACCCTCCCCAGGGGGCACAGGGGACCCCGCTACGCTCCTGCCCCATCACCCGCATCGCTCTTCCCTTTTACCCGGCCGTTTTGGAAGAAGCTCAGCCTTGCTCGAAACGCCGCCGGGAGCTCAcggcagcagcagaggggatATTTCAAGTATCGTGACCATGGGGAAGCGTGGGAAG GAGGAGAGCGTGAAAGCCGGGGAAAACACGGCTCCGCCAACaagaagataaagaaaagcaGCCGGGGAGTGAGAGAGGAGCCTGGATTTCTGCCTCTGAGAAAGCCCAGGAGGTTTAAAACCACGCGGATGCTTCTCCCTCCG GCATACGGGCGAGAAGCCCTACCAGTGCTCCGACTGTGGCGAGAGCTTCAACGTCATCACGCACCGGCGGCTCCACCGCGGCGTCCACCAGCTCCGTGCGTGAGCGGCTCCAGCTCCCGCCTTGTGCTGGCGAGGCCCGGCGATGCCAGCCCAGCCTGGAGGTCTTCTCCAGAGGCTGGAAGTCAACCAGGACTCCAGTTATCTTGGCCCAtgctggaaaaagaagaaagatctgCGTATCTGGGGGTGTGA
- the LOC141936907 gene encoding uncharacterized protein LOC141936907 isoform X1: protein MAMGCTLGSAYGGGGLTSVFQGGLVAPAMEPYVLLDPRQRALYRDVMQESYETLMALEFPVSKPDLLSRLDHRDEPTALDLHVPREAPAAEDGAGAEQEPPRVEGAEKEPEVRKPTSEEHPQSPAEAGAKANRSGAPGEPAPRPSEGQPSNTCGECGKNFSHKSALVKHQKIHTGDRPHECPDCGKCFIQRSDLTIHQRVHTGERPYACPDCGRRFSVSSSLLTHQRTHAPGGEKPNRCPQCGRSFADPEALDRHRKSHLGGKPYECGVCGKAFAWSSHLERHRRIHTGEKPFQCAECGRAFAWSSHLDRHMRTHAAAAEDEEDEEAEEEPPPPPQKCADCGKRLNHQTDPQRFKHKGTQTSPAGAEAAGNPPPRPHRCEQCGKCFGQSSNLLKHQRVHTGERPYPCPDCKRCFRWGSALAKHQRTHTRQQQTAAKTTPAPAEETGAGGSGKPYPCGACGKSFGWVSHLERHRRIHTGEKPFRCGECGRAFAVSSHLERHRRVHTGERPYRCGECGKSFAVSSTLLAHRRTHAVQPGRPHACPECGKGFSTPASLERHRRLHRGEKPYQCGICGKGFAWSSHYDRHRLTHTGEKPFSCAHCGKCFGRSSHRNRHQRAHAAQGGPEKRHVCPECGKAFGLGTALAAHQRLHAASAGSRGSPLSLLPPAWWEGERRGGTPAPPELWPEEPGSVFQQHPVPSSSSSSAPRSWAAKVLLPPAMAWRPGEGDALQSDASAPQEPWAPLPPPNS, encoded by the exons ATGGCGATGGGTTGCACGCTGGGCTCTGCTTACGGGGGGGGGGGTCTTACCTCTGTCTTTCAGGGGGGTCTGGTGGCACCAGCCATGGAGCCGTACGTGCTGCTGGACCCGCGACAGAGAGCGCTGTATCGCGACGTGATGCAGGAGAGCTACGAGACGCTGATGGCGCTGG aATTCCCCGTTTCTAAACCCGATCTGCTGTCCCGCCTGGACCACAGGGATGAACCTACAGCCCTGGATCTCCACGTGCCCAGGGAGGCCCCGGCCGCAG AGGATGGAGCAGGAGCGGAGCAGGAACCCCCTCGAGTAGAAGGTGCTGAGAAAGAGCCCGAAGTGAGGAAACCCACGAGCGAGGAGCATCCCCAGAGCCCCGCCGAGGCCGGGGCGAAGGCGAACAGGAGCGGGGCACCGGGCGAGCCGGCCCCGCGCCCGAGCGAGGGCCAACCCAGCAACACCTGTGGCGAGTGCGGCAAGAACTTCAGCCATAAATCAGCCCTGGTGAAACACCAGAAAATCCACACCGGCGACCGTCCCCACGAATGCCCCGACTGTGGGAAATGCTTCATCCAACGCTCCGACCTCACCATCCACCAGCGGGTCCACACGGGCGAGCGGCCTTACGCCTGCCCCGACTGCGGGCGCCGTTTCAGCGTCAGCTCCTCTTTGCTCACCCACCAACGGACCCACGCGCCCGGCGGGGAAAAACCCAACCGCTGCCCTCAGTGCGGCCGCAGCTTCGCCGATCCGGAGGCTCTCGACCGCCACCGGAAGAGTCATTTGGGTGGAAAACCCTACGAGTGTGGGGTGTGCGGGAAAGCTTTCGCCTGGAGCTCCCACCTCGAGCGGCATCGGCGTATCCACACCGGCGAGAAGCCCTTCCAGTGCGCCGAATGCGGGCGGGCCTTCGCCTGGAGCTCCCACCTCGACCGCCACATGCGCACCCACGCCGCCGCCGCTGAGGATGAGGAAGACGAGGAGGCGGAGGAagagcccccgccgccccctcagAAATGCGCCGACTGCGGCAAACGCCTCAACCACCAGACGGACCCCCAACGCTTCAAGCACAAAGGCACCCAGACGTCGCCGGCCGGCGCCGAAGCCGCCGGCAACCCGCCGCCGCGGCCTCACCGCTGCGAGCAGTGTGGCAAATGCTTCGGCCAGAGCTCCAACCTCCTCAAACACCAACGCGTCCACACCGGCGAGCGCCCCTACCCCTGCCCGGATTGCAAACGCTGCTTCCGCtggggctcagccttggccaaaCACCAACGTACCCACACCCGGCAGCAACAAACCGCCGCCAAAACCACGCCGGCGCCCGCCGAGGAAACCGGTGCCGGAGGAAGCGGCAAACCCTACCCGTGCGGGGCGTGCGGGAAGAGTTTCGGCTGGGTTTCACACCTCGAACGCCATCGCCGGATCCACACCGGGGAGAAGCCCTTCCGCTGCGGGGAATGCGGGCGGGCCTTCGCCGTCAGCTCCCACCTGGAACGGCACCGCCGGGTACACACCGGCGAGCGGCCTTACCGCTGCGGTGAGTGCGGGAAGAGTTTCGCCGTCAGCTCCACTTTGTTGGCTCATCGCCGCACTCACGCCGTTCAACCGGGCCGGCCCCACGCTTGCCCGGAATGTGGGAAAGGTTTTAGCACGCCGGCCAGCTTGGAACGACACCGGCGGCTTCACCGCGGCGAGAAACCCTACCAGTGTGGCATCTGCGGCAAAGGTTTTGCCTGGAGCTCCCACTACGACCGGCACCGGCTCACCCACACCGGCGAAAAACCCTTTTCCTGCGCCCACTGCGGTAAATGTTTCGGTCGCAGCTCCCACCGCAACCGGCACCAACGCGCCCACGCCGCTCAGGGCGGCCCGGAAAAGCGACACGTCTGTCCCGAATGTGGCAAAGCCTTCGGCCTCGGCACGGCTCTGGCAGCTCACCAGCGACTGCACGCCGCCAGCGCCGGGAGCCGCGGCAGCCCCCTCTCCTTGCTGCCGCCGGCGTGGTGGGAGGGCGAGAGGCGAGGGGGGACGCCCGCACCCCCTGAGCTCTGGCCTGAAGAACCCGGCTCTGTTTTCCAGCAGCACCCcgtgccttcctcctcctcttcctcagccccCAGGAGCTGGGCTGCCAAGGTTCTCCTGCCCCCTGCCATGGCGTGGAGACCTGGGGAGGGGGACGCACTGCAAAGCGACGCCTCTGCCCCCCAGGAGCCCTGggctcccctgcctccccccaacTCCTGA
- the LOC141936923 gene encoding uncharacterized protein LOC141936923 isoform X1, protein MEPWVMLDPRQKALYRDVMQESYETLMSLAAQGLVSEKAAEEGAAAESCEELEARSSRSPESEKTLGSNRRKTKRPDKAVPQGAAKTPETTAAPKIDCAKPLRGATGKGPARERPFGCADCGKSFPWASHLERHRRVHTGERPFGCPECGETYSQSSHLLQHRRTHASDRPHKCGDCGKRFAGAAELAAHGRGHAAEKPHKCGDCGKGFVWASHLERHRRVHTGEKPYRCAECGEAFSQGSHLAKHRRSHTGERPHRCPACGKTFCQSSDLARHRRTHLGKKALRCGDCGKLFRAGPALARHQRCHRQERAHRCADCGKGFVWASHLERHRRVHTGERPFPCGSCGERFAQKAHLLQHRKTHSADRPYKCGDCGKRFGEAPPFLAHQRGHTAQKSYTCGECGKGFAWASHLERHRRVHTGEKPYECPECGESFSQSSHLTKHRRSHLPKAAFPLAPQPRPFSRTQLVGDDPPSAVGLGKPPGVCGVEEP, encoded by the exons ATGGAGCCGTGGGTGATGCTGGACCCGCGGCAGAAAGCCCTGTACCGGGACGTGATGCAGGAGAGCTACGAAACGCTCATGTCCCTCG cagcacaggggctggtGAGTGAAAAAGCAGCGGAGGAAGGAGCGGCGGCGGAGAGCTGCGAGGAGCTCGAAGCGCGTTCGTCCCGCAGCCCGGAGAGCGAGAAAACCCTCGGCTCGAACAGGCGGAAAACGAAACGCCCGGATAAAGCCGTTCCCCAGGGCGCTGCCAAGACGCCCGAAACCACGGCGGCCCCCAAAATCGACTGTGCCAAACCCCTACGCGGGGCAACCGGCAAGGGACCGGCGAGGGAGCGGCCGTTCGGCTGCGCCGATTGCGGCAAGAGCTTCCCGTGGGCTTCGCACTTGGAGCGGCACCGGCGGGTGCACACGGGCGAGCGGCCTTTCGGCTGCCCCGAGTGCGGCGAGACGTACAGCCAGAGCTCgcacctcctccagcaccgccgcACCCACGCCAGCGACCGGCCGCACAAATGCGGCGACTGCGGCAAACGTTTCGCCGGCGCCGCCGAGCTGGCGGCTCACGGCCGGGGTCACGCCGCCGAGAAACCCCACAAATGCGGCGACTGCGGCAAAGGTTTCGTTTGGGCGTCCCACCTGGAGCGGCACCGCCGCGTCCACACCGGCGAGAAGCCCTACCGCTGCGCCGAGTGCGGCGAAGCCTTCAGCCAAGGCTCGCACCTCGCCAAGCATCGCCGCAGCCACACCGGCGAGCGGCCCCACCGCTGCCCGGCTTGCGGCAAGACCTTTTGCCAAAGCTCCGACTTAGCCCGTCACCGCCGCACCCACTTAGGCAAGAAAGCTTTGCGCTGCGGCGATTGCGGCAAGCTTTTCCGAGCCGGGCCGGCGTTGGCGCGGCATCAACGGTGTCACCGGCAGGAACGGGCCCACCGTTGCGCCGATTGCGGGAAGGGTTTTGTCTGGGCGTCCCACCTGGAGCGGCACCGGCGGGTGCATACGGGCGAACGCCCTTTTCCCTGCGGTAGCTGCGGCGAGCGTTTCGCCCAAAAAGCTCACCTCCTCCAGCACCGTAAAACCCACTCCGCCGACCGGCCTTATAAATGCGGCGATTGCGGCAAGCGTTTCGGCGAGGCTCCCCCTTTCCTCGCCCATCAGCGGGGTCACACCGCCCAAAAAAGCTACACCTGCGGCGAGTGCGGCAAGGGCTTCGCTTGGGCGTCGCACCTCGAGCGGCATCGCCGCGTCCACACTGGCGAGAAGCCCTACGAGTGCCCCGAGTGCGGCGAATCCTTCAGCCAGAGCTCCCACCTCACCAAACACCGCCGGAGCCACCTCCCCAAAGCCGCTTTCCCCCTCGCCCCCCAACCGCGGCCCTTCTCCAGGACCCAGTTGGTGGGGGACGACCCCCCCAGCGCCGTGGGGTTGGGGAAACCACCCGGCGTTTGCGGTGTTGAGGAGCCTTGA
- the LOC141936923 gene encoding uncharacterized protein LOC141936923 isoform X2: protein MEPWVMLDPRQKALYRDVMQESYETLMSLAQGLVSEKAAEEGAAAESCEELEARSSRSPESEKTLGSNRRKTKRPDKAVPQGAAKTPETTAAPKIDCAKPLRGATGKGPARERPFGCADCGKSFPWASHLERHRRVHTGERPFGCPECGETYSQSSHLLQHRRTHASDRPHKCGDCGKRFAGAAELAAHGRGHAAEKPHKCGDCGKGFVWASHLERHRRVHTGEKPYRCAECGEAFSQGSHLAKHRRSHTGERPHRCPACGKTFCQSSDLARHRRTHLGKKALRCGDCGKLFRAGPALARHQRCHRQERAHRCADCGKGFVWASHLERHRRVHTGERPFPCGSCGERFAQKAHLLQHRKTHSADRPYKCGDCGKRFGEAPPFLAHQRGHTAQKSYTCGECGKGFAWASHLERHRRVHTGEKPYECPECGESFSQSSHLTKHRRSHLPKAAFPLAPQPRPFSRTQLVGDDPPSAVGLGKPPGVCGVEEP from the exons ATGGAGCCGTGGGTGATGCTGGACCCGCGGCAGAAAGCCCTGTACCGGGACGTGATGCAGGAGAGCTACGAAACGCTCATGTCCCTCG cacaggggctggtGAGTGAAAAAGCAGCGGAGGAAGGAGCGGCGGCGGAGAGCTGCGAGGAGCTCGAAGCGCGTTCGTCCCGCAGCCCGGAGAGCGAGAAAACCCTCGGCTCGAACAGGCGGAAAACGAAACGCCCGGATAAAGCCGTTCCCCAGGGCGCTGCCAAGACGCCCGAAACCACGGCGGCCCCCAAAATCGACTGTGCCAAACCCCTACGCGGGGCAACCGGCAAGGGACCGGCGAGGGAGCGGCCGTTCGGCTGCGCCGATTGCGGCAAGAGCTTCCCGTGGGCTTCGCACTTGGAGCGGCACCGGCGGGTGCACACGGGCGAGCGGCCTTTCGGCTGCCCCGAGTGCGGCGAGACGTACAGCCAGAGCTCgcacctcctccagcaccgccgcACCCACGCCAGCGACCGGCCGCACAAATGCGGCGACTGCGGCAAACGTTTCGCCGGCGCCGCCGAGCTGGCGGCTCACGGCCGGGGTCACGCCGCCGAGAAACCCCACAAATGCGGCGACTGCGGCAAAGGTTTCGTTTGGGCGTCCCACCTGGAGCGGCACCGCCGCGTCCACACCGGCGAGAAGCCCTACCGCTGCGCCGAGTGCGGCGAAGCCTTCAGCCAAGGCTCGCACCTCGCCAAGCATCGCCGCAGCCACACCGGCGAGCGGCCCCACCGCTGCCCGGCTTGCGGCAAGACCTTTTGCCAAAGCTCCGACTTAGCCCGTCACCGCCGCACCCACTTAGGCAAGAAAGCTTTGCGCTGCGGCGATTGCGGCAAGCTTTTCCGAGCCGGGCCGGCGTTGGCGCGGCATCAACGGTGTCACCGGCAGGAACGGGCCCACCGTTGCGCCGATTGCGGGAAGGGTTTTGTCTGGGCGTCCCACCTGGAGCGGCACCGGCGGGTGCATACGGGCGAACGCCCTTTTCCCTGCGGTAGCTGCGGCGAGCGTTTCGCCCAAAAAGCTCACCTCCTCCAGCACCGTAAAACCCACTCCGCCGACCGGCCTTATAAATGCGGCGATTGCGGCAAGCGTTTCGGCGAGGCTCCCCCTTTCCTCGCCCATCAGCGGGGTCACACCGCCCAAAAAAGCTACACCTGCGGCGAGTGCGGCAAGGGCTTCGCTTGGGCGTCGCACCTCGAGCGGCATCGCCGCGTCCACACTGGCGAGAAGCCCTACGAGTGCCCCGAGTGCGGCGAATCCTTCAGCCAGAGCTCCCACCTCACCAAACACCGCCGGAGCCACCTCCCCAAAGCCGCTTTCCCCCTCGCCCCCCAACCGCGGCCCTTCTCCAGGACCCAGTTGGTGGGGGACGACCCCCCCAGCGCCGTGGGGTTGGGGAAACCACCCGGCGTTTGCGGTGTTGAGGAGCCTTGA
- the LOC141936907 gene encoding uncharacterized protein LOC141936907 isoform X2 — MEPYVLLDPRQRALYRDVMQESYETLMALEFPVSKPDLLSRLDHRDEPTALDLHVPREAPAAEDGAGAEQEPPRVEGAEKEPEVRKPTSEEHPQSPAEAGAKANRSGAPGEPAPRPSEGQPSNTCGECGKNFSHKSALVKHQKIHTGDRPHECPDCGKCFIQRSDLTIHQRVHTGERPYACPDCGRRFSVSSSLLTHQRTHAPGGEKPNRCPQCGRSFADPEALDRHRKSHLGGKPYECGVCGKAFAWSSHLERHRRIHTGEKPFQCAECGRAFAWSSHLDRHMRTHAAAAEDEEDEEAEEEPPPPPQKCADCGKRLNHQTDPQRFKHKGTQTSPAGAEAAGNPPPRPHRCEQCGKCFGQSSNLLKHQRVHTGERPYPCPDCKRCFRWGSALAKHQRTHTRQQQTAAKTTPAPAEETGAGGSGKPYPCGACGKSFGWVSHLERHRRIHTGEKPFRCGECGRAFAVSSHLERHRRVHTGERPYRCGECGKSFAVSSTLLAHRRTHAVQPGRPHACPECGKGFSTPASLERHRRLHRGEKPYQCGICGKGFAWSSHYDRHRLTHTGEKPFSCAHCGKCFGRSSHRNRHQRAHAAQGGPEKRHVCPECGKAFGLGTALAAHQRLHAASAGSRGSPLSLLPPAWWEGERRGGTPAPPELWPEEPGSVFQQHPVPSSSSSSAPRSWAAKVLLPPAMAWRPGEGDALQSDASAPQEPWAPLPPPNS, encoded by the exons ATGGAGCCGTACGTGCTGCTGGACCCGCGACAGAGAGCGCTGTATCGCGACGTGATGCAGGAGAGCTACGAGACGCTGATGGCGCTGG aATTCCCCGTTTCTAAACCCGATCTGCTGTCCCGCCTGGACCACAGGGATGAACCTACAGCCCTGGATCTCCACGTGCCCAGGGAGGCCCCGGCCGCAG AGGATGGAGCAGGAGCGGAGCAGGAACCCCCTCGAGTAGAAGGTGCTGAGAAAGAGCCCGAAGTGAGGAAACCCACGAGCGAGGAGCATCCCCAGAGCCCCGCCGAGGCCGGGGCGAAGGCGAACAGGAGCGGGGCACCGGGCGAGCCGGCCCCGCGCCCGAGCGAGGGCCAACCCAGCAACACCTGTGGCGAGTGCGGCAAGAACTTCAGCCATAAATCAGCCCTGGTGAAACACCAGAAAATCCACACCGGCGACCGTCCCCACGAATGCCCCGACTGTGGGAAATGCTTCATCCAACGCTCCGACCTCACCATCCACCAGCGGGTCCACACGGGCGAGCGGCCTTACGCCTGCCCCGACTGCGGGCGCCGTTTCAGCGTCAGCTCCTCTTTGCTCACCCACCAACGGACCCACGCGCCCGGCGGGGAAAAACCCAACCGCTGCCCTCAGTGCGGCCGCAGCTTCGCCGATCCGGAGGCTCTCGACCGCCACCGGAAGAGTCATTTGGGTGGAAAACCCTACGAGTGTGGGGTGTGCGGGAAAGCTTTCGCCTGGAGCTCCCACCTCGAGCGGCATCGGCGTATCCACACCGGCGAGAAGCCCTTCCAGTGCGCCGAATGCGGGCGGGCCTTCGCCTGGAGCTCCCACCTCGACCGCCACATGCGCACCCACGCCGCCGCCGCTGAGGATGAGGAAGACGAGGAGGCGGAGGAagagcccccgccgccccctcagAAATGCGCCGACTGCGGCAAACGCCTCAACCACCAGACGGACCCCCAACGCTTCAAGCACAAAGGCACCCAGACGTCGCCGGCCGGCGCCGAAGCCGCCGGCAACCCGCCGCCGCGGCCTCACCGCTGCGAGCAGTGTGGCAAATGCTTCGGCCAGAGCTCCAACCTCCTCAAACACCAACGCGTCCACACCGGCGAGCGCCCCTACCCCTGCCCGGATTGCAAACGCTGCTTCCGCtggggctcagccttggccaaaCACCAACGTACCCACACCCGGCAGCAACAAACCGCCGCCAAAACCACGCCGGCGCCCGCCGAGGAAACCGGTGCCGGAGGAAGCGGCAAACCCTACCCGTGCGGGGCGTGCGGGAAGAGTTTCGGCTGGGTTTCACACCTCGAACGCCATCGCCGGATCCACACCGGGGAGAAGCCCTTCCGCTGCGGGGAATGCGGGCGGGCCTTCGCCGTCAGCTCCCACCTGGAACGGCACCGCCGGGTACACACCGGCGAGCGGCCTTACCGCTGCGGTGAGTGCGGGAAGAGTTTCGCCGTCAGCTCCACTTTGTTGGCTCATCGCCGCACTCACGCCGTTCAACCGGGCCGGCCCCACGCTTGCCCGGAATGTGGGAAAGGTTTTAGCACGCCGGCCAGCTTGGAACGACACCGGCGGCTTCACCGCGGCGAGAAACCCTACCAGTGTGGCATCTGCGGCAAAGGTTTTGCCTGGAGCTCCCACTACGACCGGCACCGGCTCACCCACACCGGCGAAAAACCCTTTTCCTGCGCCCACTGCGGTAAATGTTTCGGTCGCAGCTCCCACCGCAACCGGCACCAACGCGCCCACGCCGCTCAGGGCGGCCCGGAAAAGCGACACGTCTGTCCCGAATGTGGCAAAGCCTTCGGCCTCGGCACGGCTCTGGCAGCTCACCAGCGACTGCACGCCGCCAGCGCCGGGAGCCGCGGCAGCCCCCTCTCCTTGCTGCCGCCGGCGTGGTGGGAGGGCGAGAGGCGAGGGGGGACGCCCGCACCCCCTGAGCTCTGGCCTGAAGAACCCGGCTCTGTTTTCCAGCAGCACCCcgtgccttcctcctcctcttcctcagccccCAGGAGCTGGGCTGCCAAGGTTCTCCTGCCCCCTGCCATGGCGTGGAGACCTGGGGAGGGGGACGCACTGCAAAGCGACGCCTCTGCCCCCCAGGAGCCCTGggctcccctgcctccccccaacTCCTGA